From a region of the Synechococcus sp. PCC 7502 genome:
- the pipX gene encoding transcriptional coactivator PipX yields the protein MSETYLNHPTFGLLSRVCLVDEHRSLFTTLYAQRLFFLIIQSPSGLQFDPITRSDAKMMVENRMRAVKRQGYFDEHDTLQIIYKRTFS from the coding sequence ATGTCCGAAACCTATCTTAATCATCCCACCTTTGGACTGCTATCTCGAGTCTGCCTTGTGGATGAGCATAGAAGCCTATTCACTACTCTTTACGCCCAACGTTTATTTTTCTTAATTATTCAAAGCCCGAGCGGTTTACAGTTTGATCCTATAACTCGTTCTGATGCCAAGATGATGGTAGAGAATCGGATGAGAGCAGTTAAACGTCAAGGCTATTTTGATGAGCACGACACATTACAAATTATCTACAAGCGTACTTTTTCTTAG
- a CDS encoding Crp/Fnr family transcriptional regulator: MTYSSRTDTQTDWREFLENVYRGRNLYPFASGHEISMYPHEVWIVCRGVVQLNTIHSSGTEVILGVVGTSMPFGLPLTTLNPYQAIALSDVDLMRFSMAEVEHSPILSQGIFRHLIRRLQQTEAMLSVINHRRVEDRLKQLLLMLKNEVGQDTPHGVCLNIRLTHQHLANAISSTRVTVTRALGELQAEGWLSFDKNRYILIH; the protein is encoded by the coding sequence ATGACCTATTCTTCAAGAACTGATACACAGACTGATTGGCGGGAATTTTTAGAAAATGTTTACAGAGGGAGAAACTTATATCCCTTTGCTAGCGGACATGAGATTTCTATGTACCCCCATGAAGTCTGGATTGTATGCAGAGGCGTAGTTCAACTTAATACTATTCACTCAAGCGGGACAGAGGTGATCTTGGGCGTTGTTGGTACCTCTATGCCCTTTGGGTTGCCCTTAACAACCTTAAATCCCTATCAAGCGATCGCTCTCTCAGACGTTGATCTTATGCGGTTTTCTATGGCAGAAGTTGAACATTCTCCAATTCTATCTCAGGGAATATTCCGCCATCTGATTCGGAGACTACAACAAACTGAAGCCATGCTATCGGTTATTAACCATAGGCGCGTTGAAGATAGATTAAAGCAATTACTGTTAATGCTAAAAAATGAAGTTGGACAAGATACACCTCATGGAGTTTGTTTAAATATAAGGCTAACGCATCAGCACCTAGCAAATGCAATTAGTAGTACTAGGGTCACTGTGACTAGAGCTTTAGGGGAGTTGCAGGCAGAGGGATGGTTGAGTTTTGATAAAAATCGCTATATTCTAATTCATTGA
- a CDS encoding sensor histidine kinase KdpD — protein sequence MPINSLYDALEGNQFVETIYQTPRQEYWLKAIITLRQFWNEISSNQTSNKSDKGIFLTNSPQLLSRNFYGDLSVQAWFFTANQSFLFPPQFQAIQSTQVVQVNTINAYTEYFLILATNKFAILLISSDQKFLFSLHPDAIAPALSVIKSLVSDHVQARELEQNLQNFRLVVPPYQVISKFALALLTQSFQQELPIPEIKEVDIIKAIAHEVKTPLTTIRTLVQSLLRRQDVSQIIRNRLEKIDFECQDQIGRFNLIFEIVNLNRQVIRTEPTSLGKILDTSLSLWQQQAQRRHLSIEVVSLNPLPVIITNRQLLTQLLNSIVDRITRSIPAGSHIRISINIAGKYVKLQFKSDSDPTNEKLTHKALGQWLMLQPETGTLSLSLMISKVLFELIGGKLTIRNHPTIGAYDGELLTIFLVLNN from the coding sequence ATGCCTATTAACTCTTTGTATGATGCTCTTGAGGGAAATCAGTTTGTAGAAACAATTTATCAAACTCCTAGGCAGGAATATTGGCTTAAAGCAATCATCACCCTACGACAGTTTTGGAATGAGATTTCATCCAATCAGACCAGTAATAAAAGCGATAAAGGGATATTTTTAACCAACTCTCCGCAGTTACTGTCGAGGAATTTTTATGGCGATTTATCAGTTCAAGCTTGGTTTTTTACCGCTAATCAGTCGTTTTTATTTCCTCCCCAATTTCAGGCAATCCAGTCAACACAGGTAGTTCAAGTAAATACTATTAATGCCTATACAGAGTACTTTTTAATTCTAGCTACGAATAAATTTGCGATATTACTGATTTCAAGTGACCAAAAGTTTTTATTTTCCCTACATCCTGATGCGATCGCTCCTGCACTTTCAGTCATCAAATCTCTTGTTTCCGATCATGTACAGGCTAGAGAACTAGAGCAAAATCTGCAAAATTTTCGGCTTGTAGTGCCACCCTATCAAGTTATCAGCAAATTTGCCCTTGCTTTACTTACCCAATCATTTCAGCAGGAATTACCGATTCCCGAAATTAAGGAAGTTGATATTATTAAAGCGATCGCCCATGAAGTTAAAACTCCACTTACGACCATTAGGACCTTAGTACAATCTTTACTACGGCGGCAAGATGTGAGCCAGATCATAAGGAACCGTTTAGAGAAGATAGACTTTGAATGCCAAGATCAAATTGGCAGGTTTAACTTAATTTTTGAAATTGTTAATTTAAATCGGCAGGTTATTCGGACAGAACCAACTAGTTTAGGTAAAATTTTGGACACTAGTCTGAGCCTCTGGCAGCAGCAAGCTCAACGCCGTCACCTGAGTATAGAAGTAGTTTCTCTAAACCCGTTACCTGTTATCATCACCAATAGGCAACTATTAACACAATTGCTTAATAGCATAGTTGATCGGATAACTCGTAGTATCCCTGCGGGTAGTCATATCAGGATCAGCATAAACATTGCTGGCAAGTATGTTAAATTGCAATTTAAATCTGATAGTGATCCCACAAATGAAAAACTAACCCATAAAGCATTAGGGCAATGGCTAATGCTCCAACCAGAAACAGGAACATTAAGCCTAAGCTTGATGATTAGTAAAGTTTTATTTGAGCTAATCGGCGGGAAACTAACAATTAGAAATCATCCAACCATAGGTGCCTATGATGGTGAGCTTTTAACTATATTTCTTGTACTCAATAACTAA
- a CDS encoding RNA-binding protein, translating to MSIRLYVGNLPAELDREGLEKIFSESGDSVSLKIISDTKTGKCRGFGFVTVETPEAATTVIEKFNGYDFNGALLKLEEALPRTKGQSKTIDGSDSSDETSESPKFTPPTPKATKQNSSNSGKSRRSNNTRNSSTSQVSTTEESHQPDPRWAAELEKFKQLLLASQ from the coding sequence ATGTCAATTCGTCTTTACGTTGGCAATCTGCCAGCAGAACTGGATCGTGAAGGTTTAGAAAAGATTTTTAGTGAATCTGGTGATTCTGTGTCCTTGAAAATTATCAGTGACACTAAAACTGGTAAATGTCGGGGCTTTGGGTTTGTAACCGTTGAAACTCCTGAAGCAGCTACCACCGTGATCGAAAAGTTTAATGGCTATGATTTCAATGGGGCTTTACTAAAACTCGAAGAGGCATTACCTCGTACTAAGGGGCAATCCAAGACTATTGATGGGTCTGATTCCAGTGATGAAACCTCTGAGTCACCTAAATTTACCCCTCCTACACCTAAAGCTACCAAGCAAAATAGTAGCAATAGTGGCAAATCTCGTCGTTCTAATAACACTCGTAACTCTTCTACCTCTCAAGTATCAACAACTGAAGAGTCCCACCAGCCCGACCCACGCTGGGCAGCAGAGCTAGAGAAATTTAAGCAACTACTTTTAGCATCCCAGTAA
- a CDS encoding F0F1 ATP synthase subunit gamma — protein sequence MANLKTIRDSIASVKNTRKITEAMRLVAAAKVRKAQQQVLATRPFADRLAQVLYRLQSRLKFEDVSLPLLANRPVKNVGILVISGDRGLCGGYNTTVIRRAENRAKELTEQGIGYQYILVGRKAVQYFTRRSQPIEAQYMGLDQIPAVSEANAIADEVLSAFLAGRIDRVEIIYTRFVSLISSRPVVQTLIPLSPQGLEASDDEIFRLIVRGGKFEVDREKLETTVREIPSEMIFEQEPVEILEALLPLYINYQLLRALQESAASELASRMTAMSNASDNAVEIVGNLTLQYNKARQASITQEILEVVGGAEALN from the coding sequence ATGGCTAACCTTAAAACGATTCGAGATAGTATCGCTAGCGTTAAAAATACCAGAAAAATTACCGAGGCTATGCGCCTTGTTGCTGCTGCTAAAGTTAGAAAAGCTCAACAGCAGGTTTTAGCAACTCGCCCCTTTGCCGATCGCCTTGCCCAAGTTTTATATCGTTTACAAAGTCGCCTCAAGTTTGAAGATGTCAGTTTACCACTGCTAGCAAATCGTCCAGTTAAAAATGTTGGAATTTTAGTCATCAGTGGCGATCGCGGACTCTGCGGGGGTTACAACACCACCGTAATTCGCAGGGCTGAAAATAGAGCCAAGGAGCTAACCGAACAGGGCATCGGCTATCAGTATATTTTAGTCGGACGCAAAGCAGTACAGTACTTTACCCGTCGCAGCCAGCCAATTGAAGCCCAATATATGGGGCTAGATCAAATTCCTGCTGTTTCAGAAGCAAATGCGATCGCCGATGAAGTTCTCTCGGCATTTTTAGCAGGTCGCATTGATCGAGTAGAAATTATTTATACCCGTTTTGTTTCTTTAATTAGCTCACGTCCCGTAGTCCAAACCCTTATTCCCCTTAGTCCCCAAGGACTAGAAGCCAGTGATGATGAGATATTTAGACTAATCGTCAGAGGCGGCAAATTTGAAGTTGATCGGGAAAAACTAGAAACCACGGTGCGTGAAATTCCCAGCGAAATGATCTTTGAGCAGGAACCAGTGGAAATTTTGGAAGCTTTACTGCCCTTATATATTAACTACCAACTTTTACGCGCCCTCCAAGAATCTGCTGCTAGCGAACTAGCTTCACGGATGACAGCTATGAGTAATGCCAGTGATAACGCCGTAGAAATCGTTGGCAACTTGACCTTACAGTACAATAAGGCTCGCCAAGCTAGTATTACCCAAGAAATTCTGGAAGTAGTGGGCGGTGCCGAAGCTCTTAACTAG
- a CDS encoding CTP synthase gives MTKFIFVTGGVVSSIGKGIVAASLGRLLKSRDYSVSILKLDPYINVDPGTMSPFQHGEVFVTSDGAETDLDLGHYERFTDTSMSKLNNVTTGAIYQSVINRERRGDYEGGTVQVIPHITNEIKERIKRVAINTNPDVVITEIGGTVGDIESLPFMEAIRQFRKDVGRNNVVYMHVTLMPWIPAAGEMKTKPTQHSVKELRSIGIQPDILVCRSDRPIPQGIKDKVAEFCNVVPECVITCVDVKTIYEVPLVLEREGLAEQVLGLLKLEQRNPDLRSWQTLVERLYRSEHCLNVAIVGKYVRLNDAYLSVVEALRHGAAAINCSVEIHWINSEDIETFGAEKFLKDMSAIIVPGGFGVRGVNGKIAAVEYARERRVPFLGLCLGMQCAVIEWARNIARLESAHSSEFDENSPNQVIHLLPEQHDIVDLGGTMRLGLYACRVVPNTLAQKLYGDSVIYERHRHRYEFNNAYRNLFLDSGYVISGTSPDGRLVEMVELPNHPYFIAVQFHPEFQSRPSQPHPLFQGLIQAALTHSKIGQPLSLLIPEYLNQEQQVHS, from the coding sequence ATGACTAAATTTATCTTTGTAACGGGTGGAGTAGTTTCTAGTATTGGCAAAGGCATTGTTGCAGCTAGTTTGGGACGACTACTAAAGTCCAGAGATTATTCAGTTTCGATTCTGAAGCTTGATCCTTATATTAATGTTGACCCCGGCACTATGAGTCCCTTTCAGCATGGGGAAGTATTTGTTACTAGCGATGGGGCAGAAACGGATTTGGACTTGGGGCATTATGAACGGTTTACCGATACTTCTATGTCCAAGCTAAATAATGTCACCACTGGAGCGATTTACCAATCGGTTATTAATCGAGAACGGCGGGGGGACTACGAAGGTGGGACAGTTCAAGTAATTCCACATATTACTAATGAAATTAAAGAGCGCATTAAGCGGGTTGCCATAAATACTAATCCTGATGTGGTGATTACCGAGATTGGTGGAACAGTGGGGGACATTGAATCCTTACCTTTTATGGAGGCGATTCGACAGTTTCGTAAAGATGTGGGACGGAATAATGTGGTGTATATGCACGTTACCCTGATGCCTTGGATTCCTGCGGCGGGAGAAATGAAAACTAAGCCCACCCAGCATTCTGTGAAAGAATTACGCTCCATTGGGATTCAACCTGATATTTTAGTCTGTCGTAGCGATCGCCCTATTCCCCAAGGTATTAAAGACAAAGTTGCTGAATTTTGTAATGTTGTACCAGAATGCGTGATTACCTGTGTCGATGTCAAAACTATCTATGAAGTGCCATTAGTATTAGAACGAGAAGGACTTGCAGAGCAGGTTTTAGGTTTATTAAAACTGGAGCAACGTAACCCAGATTTACGCAGTTGGCAGACATTAGTGGAACGGTTATATCGATCTGAGCATTGTTTAAATGTGGCGATCGTGGGTAAATATGTGCGTTTGAATGATGCCTATTTATCCGTGGTTGAGGCATTAAGGCATGGGGCAGCAGCCATTAACTGTTCTGTAGAAATTCATTGGATTAACTCTGAAGATATTGAAACCTTTGGGGCGGAAAAATTTCTAAAGGATATGAGTGCGATCATCGTACCTGGTGGCTTTGGAGTCAGAGGCGTAAATGGCAAGATTGCGGCGGTGGAATATGCCCGTGAGCGTCGAGTTCCATTTTTAGGATTGTGTTTGGGGATGCAGTGTGCGGTGATTGAATGGGCAAGAAATATTGCGAGGTTAGAATCTGCTCACAGTTCAGAATTTGATGAGAACTCACCGAATCAAGTTATTCACCTTTTACCTGAACAGCATGACATTGTGGATTTGGGCGGAACCATGAGATTAGGGCTGTATGCCTGTAGAGTTGTTCCTAATACTTTGGCGCAAAAACTGTATGGTGATTCGGTGATATATGAACGTCATCGTCATCGCTACGAGTTTAATAATGCCTATCGCAATTTGTTTTTAGATTCTGGTTATGTGATTAGTGGCACTTCTCCCGATGGTAGATTAGTGGAAATGGTGGAGCTTCCTAATCATCCTTACTTTATTGCGGTGCAGTTTCACCCAGAATTTCAATCTCGCCCTAGCCAGCCCCATCCTTTATTTCAAGGACTAATTCAGGCTGCTTTAACTCATAGTAAAATTGGGCAACCATTATCATTACTGATTCCTGAATATCTGAACCAAGAACAGCAGGTACACTCTTAG
- the apcB gene encoding allophycocyanin subunit beta yields the protein MQDAVTTLIGIYDATGRYLDRDAIDELKSYFGTGTARLKAASTITANAAGLVRQAGTKLFEVVPDLIRPGGNAYTTRRYAACLRDLDYYLRYATYALVAGDNYVLDERVLQGLRETYNSLGVPIGPTVQGIQIIKDAVIELVGVNADWLTDPFDYISRQLSETNI from the coding sequence ATGCAGGATGCCGTAACCACCCTGATTGGTATATACGATGCTACAGGGCGTTATTTAGATCGAGATGCGATCGATGAGCTTAAATCTTATTTTGGCACTGGTACGGCTAGGTTAAAGGCTGCATCCACAATTACTGCTAATGCGGCTGGGTTAGTCCGTCAAGCAGGCACTAAGCTATTTGAAGTTGTACCCGATTTGATCCGTCCGGGTGGAAATGCCTATACAACTCGGCGTTATGCAGCTTGTTTAAGAGATTTAGACTATTACCTGCGTTATGCTACCTATGCTTTAGTTGCTGGTGATAACTATGTTTTAGATGAAAGAGTTTTACAGGGGCTACGGGAAACCTATAACTCTCTGGGAGTGCCAATTGGTCCTACGGTTCAGGGTATTCAAATTATTAAGGATGCCGTGATTGAGTTGGTTGGGGTAAATGCAGATTGGTTAACTGATCCCTTTGATTACATCTCTCGTCAGCTTAGTGAGACTAATATTTAG
- the radC gene encoding DNA repair protein RadC gives MTGYSLRISDMSASERPRERLLTHGVAQLSTAELLAILLGTGQGAGKLSAIGLGQLILKTVGQNVSDPLEGLQNVSIQQLTEISGIGIAKATTILAAIELGKRTFYARPPERVQITDPTIAVAALSAELMWQPQERLAVLMLDSKNRIMAQKVITIGTATETLAHPRDIFREVLKSGAVKLIVAHNHPSGNPEPSPEDILLTEQLLQGANFLNIPLLDHLVLGNGNFKSIRETTNLWQNYPNS, from the coding sequence ATGACTGGCTATTCCCTTAGAATTTCCGACATGAGTGCCTCTGAACGCCCCAGAGAGAGGTTACTAACCCACGGAGTAGCTCAACTATCTACGGCGGAACTTTTGGCAATTTTATTAGGGACAGGTCAAGGAGCAGGAAAGCTCTCGGCGATCGGGTTGGGGCAGTTAATTCTTAAAACCGTTGGGCAGAATGTGAGCGATCCCCTTGAAGGATTACAGAATGTCTCGATTCAGCAGCTTACAGAAATTTCAGGAATTGGTATAGCTAAGGCAACCACAATCTTGGCGGCGATTGAACTAGGTAAGCGTACTTTTTATGCTCGTCCTCCTGAACGGGTGCAAATTACCGATCCAACGATTGCTGTGGCTGCTTTAAGTGCTGAACTAATGTGGCAACCTCAAGAACGTTTGGCAGTTTTAATGCTAGATAGTAAAAACCGAATTATGGCGCAAAAAGTAATTACGATTGGTACAGCCACAGAAACCCTTGCCCATCCCCGCGATATTTTTCGAGAGGTGCTGAAATCTGGGGCAGTAAAATTAATCGTTGCCCATAACCATCCTTCGGGTAATCCTGAACCCAGCCCTGAAGATATTTTACTAACTGAGCAATTACTTCAAGGTGCTAACTTTTTGAATATTCCCCTCCTTGACCATCTCGTGTTAGGTAATGGTAACTTTAAGAGTATTCGTGAGACTACCAATTTGTGGCAAAATTACCCAAATTCATGA
- a CDS encoding META domain-containing protein — protein MQKLATLALAIATISLSPIQANAQFPNQFQNQSIVFKSTKFNCLTKEVWSPSKKLWCHQLVNTEWLLEDLNGAGVIDNLQSTLKFTQAGTSSQNTGQITGMGGCNRYISELTTREINRPSELPIRIKAIATTQKLCSPAVMNQEQKFLAALRQAYRIKLDGSFLWIYVNGSDRPLKFTQLNPKPDLKPANNDLSQLFSRAWQTQGLKKFVYVFLPNGTFLETSCNNSYAITTWTIDKTAPQVLKVQIKQKLAFTLTILELTDTNLQLQMKVANSNATENIKLTAISEELTCGK, from the coding sequence ATGCAAAAGTTAGCTACCCTAGCCTTAGCGATCGCCACCATTTCTCTATCTCCAATTCAGGCAAACGCTCAGTTTCCAAATCAATTCCAAAATCAATCCATTGTCTTCAAATCCACAAAATTTAATTGCTTAACCAAGGAAGTATGGTCACCGAGCAAAAAGTTATGGTGTCATCAGTTGGTAAATACGGAATGGCTTTTAGAAGACCTAAATGGCGCAGGAGTAATTGATAATCTCCAATCCACACTCAAATTTACCCAAGCAGGAACTTCTAGTCAAAACACTGGACAGATTACTGGTATGGGGGGGTGTAATCGCTATATATCCGAACTCACAACTAGAGAGATTAACAGACCTTCAGAGTTACCGATCAGAATAAAGGCGATCGCCACTACCCAAAAACTCTGCTCACCTGCGGTTATGAATCAAGAACAGAAATTTTTAGCTGCTCTCAGACAGGCATATCGAATCAAATTAGATGGCTCATTTTTATGGATTTATGTCAATGGTAGCGATCGCCCCTTAAAATTCACTCAACTAAACCCTAAACCCGATCTTAAACCTGCAAATAATGACCTCAGCCAGCTTTTTAGTAGAGCTTGGCAAACTCAGGGCTTAAAAAAATTTGTTTATGTGTTTCTACCCAATGGTACTTTTCTGGAAACTAGTTGTAATAATTCCTATGCGATCACCACTTGGACTATTGATAAAACTGCTCCCCAGGTTTTGAAAGTTCAAATCAAGCAAAAACTGGCATTCACTCTTACGATTCTGGAACTCACGGATACAAATCTGCAATTGCAAATGAAAGTAGCAAATAGTAATGCAACTGAGAATATCAAACTTACGGCTATTAGTGAAGAATTAACCTGCGGAAAGTAA